The Dama dama isolate Ldn47 chromosome 23, ASM3311817v1, whole genome shotgun sequence genome contains a region encoding:
- the PTK6 gene encoding protein-tyrosine kinase 6 isoform X2, translated as MGSEGQAPLGPKWFFGRISRSEALHRLQAMGNEQGSFLIRISEKPGADYVLSVRDQQTVRHYKIWWRAGWLHLNEAVSFPGLSELVDHHKVQSLSHGLRLTSPCRKHEPQPLPHCDDWERPREEFTLCRKLGSGYFGEVFEGLWKDKVRVAIKVIARADLLHQHTFQSEIQAMKKLRHKHILALYAVASVGDPVYIVTELMPKGSLLELLRDSDEKALPVSELMDFAAQVAEGMCYLESQNYIHRDLAARNILVGENNICKVGDFGLARLIKEDIYLSYDHNVPYKWTAPEALSRGHYSIKSDIWSFGVLLHEIFSRGQTPYPGMSNHEAFLRVESGYRMPCPPECPPTTHKLMLSCWHKDPEQRPYFKGLWEKLSSLTRYENPL; from the exons ATGGGGTCCGAGGGCCAGGCTCCCCTGGGCCCCAA GTGGTTCTTTGGCCGAATCTCTCGCTCGGAAGCTCTGCACCGACTGCAGGCCATGGGCAACGAGCAGGGGTCCTTCCTGATCCGCATCAGTGAGAAGCCAGGCGCCGATTATGTCCTCTCAG TGCGGGACCAGCAGACCGTGCGCCACTACAAGATCTGGTGGCGGGCCGGCTGGCTGCACCTCAACGAGGCTGTGTCCTTTCCTGGCCTGTCCGAGCTCGTGGACCACCACAAGGTCCAGAGCCTGTCCCACGGCCTGCGGCTGACCTCGCCCTGCCGGAAG CACGAGCCACAGCCCCTGCCCCACTGTGACGATTGGGAGAGGCCACGGGAGGAGTTCACGCTCTGCAGGAAGCTGGGCTCCGGCTACTTCGGGGAGGTCTTTGAAGGGCTCTGGAAGGACAAGGTCCGAGTGGCCATCAAGGTGATCGCCCGAG CCGACCTTCTGCACCAGCACACGTTCCAGTCAGAGATCCAGGCCATGAAGAAGCTGCGGCACAAGCACATCCTGGCTCTGTACGCGGTGGCGTCCGTGGGGGATCCAGTGTACATCGTCACGGAGCTCATGCCCAAGGGGAGCCTGCTGGAGCTGCTGCGGG ACTCCGACGAGAAAGCCCTGCCCGTCTCGGAGCTGATGGACTTTGCAGCACAGGTGGCCGAGGGCATGTGCTACCTGGAATCGCAGAACTACATACACCGGGACCTGGCTGCCAGGAACATCCTTGTTGGGGAAAACAACATCTGCAAAGTTGGGGACTTCGGGCTGGCCAGGCTCATCAAG GAGGACATCTATCTCTCCTATGACCACAACGTCCCTTACAAGTGGACCGCCCCAGAGGCGCTCTCCCGAGGGCATTACTCCATCAAGTCTGACATCTGGTCCTTCGGGGTTCTCCTCCATGAGATTTTCAGCAGGGGTCAGACGCCCTATCCAG GCATGTCCAACCACGAGGCCTTCCTCAGGGTGGAGAGCGGCTACCGCATGCCCTGCCCCCCAGAGTGCCCGCCCACCACACACAAGCTGATGCTCTCCTGCTGGCACAAGGACCCTGAGCAGAGACCCTACTTCAAAGGGCTGTGGGAGAAGCTCTCCAGCCTAACGAGGTACGAGAACCCGCTCTGA
- the PPDPF gene encoding pancreatic progenitor cell differentiation and proliferation factor, whose translation MAAIPSSGSLVATHDYYRRRLGSTSSNSSCGSAEYPGEAIPHHPGLPKADPGHWWASFFFGKSTLPFMATVLESPEHSESAQASTSTITCDLAREAVGKQQPSGQPGKTNCRPPS comes from the exons ATGGCAGCCATCCCCTCCAGCGGCTCGCTCGTAGCCACCCACGACTACTACCGGC GCCGCCTGGGCTCCACTTCCAGTAACAGCTCCTGCGGAAGTGCCGAGTACCCTGGGGAAGCCATCCCCCACCACCCGG GTCTCCCCAAAGCAGACCCAGGACACTGGTGGGCTAGCTTTTTCTTCGGGAAGTCCACTCTCCCGTTCATGGCCACAGTGCTGGAGTCCCCAGAGCA CTCGGAGTCTGCCCAGGCCTCCACCAGCACGATCACCTGTGACCTGGCTCGGGAAGCTGTGGGGAAGCAGCAGCCCAGCGGCCAGCCTGGCAAAACCAACTGCAGGCCCCCGTCCTGA
- the PTK6 gene encoding protein-tyrosine kinase 6 isoform X3 encodes MGSEGQAPLGPKYVGLWDFEARTAEELSFRAGDLFHVARKEEEWWWAVHLDGAGRALAEGYVPHNYLAEKETVESEPWFFGRISRSEALHRLQAMGNEQGSFLIRISEKPGADYVLSVRDQQTVRHYKIWWRAGWLHLNEAVSFPGLSELVDHHKVQSLSHGLRLTSPCRKHEPQPLPHCDDWERPREEFTLCRKLGSGYFGEVFEGLWKDKVRVAIKVIARADLLHQHTFQSEIQAMKKLRHKHILALYAVASVGDPVYIVTELMPKGSLLELLRDSDEKALPVSELMDFAAQVAEGMCYLESQNYIHRDLAARNILVGENNICKVGDFGLARLIKACPTTRPSSGWRAATACPAPQSARPPHTS; translated from the exons ATGGGGTCCGAGGGCCAGGCTCCCCTGGGCCCCAAGTACGTGGGCCTCTGGGACTTTGAGGCTCGGACTGCTGAGGAGCTGAGCTTCCGGGCAGGGGACCTCTTCCATGTGGCCAGAAAGGAGGAGGAGTGGTGGTGGGCCGTGCACCTGGATGGGGCGGGCCGGGCCCTGGCTGAGGGCTACGTGCCCCACAACTATCTGGCTGAGAAGGAGACAGTGGAGTCAGAGCC GTGGTTCTTTGGCCGAATCTCTCGCTCGGAAGCTCTGCACCGACTGCAGGCCATGGGCAACGAGCAGGGGTCCTTCCTGATCCGCATCAGTGAGAAGCCAGGCGCCGATTATGTCCTCTCAG TGCGGGACCAGCAGACCGTGCGCCACTACAAGATCTGGTGGCGGGCCGGCTGGCTGCACCTCAACGAGGCTGTGTCCTTTCCTGGCCTGTCCGAGCTCGTGGACCACCACAAGGTCCAGAGCCTGTCCCACGGCCTGCGGCTGACCTCGCCCTGCCGGAAG CACGAGCCACAGCCCCTGCCCCACTGTGACGATTGGGAGAGGCCACGGGAGGAGTTCACGCTCTGCAGGAAGCTGGGCTCCGGCTACTTCGGGGAGGTCTTTGAAGGGCTCTGGAAGGACAAGGTCCGAGTGGCCATCAAGGTGATCGCCCGAG CCGACCTTCTGCACCAGCACACGTTCCAGTCAGAGATCCAGGCCATGAAGAAGCTGCGGCACAAGCACATCCTGGCTCTGTACGCGGTGGCGTCCGTGGGGGATCCAGTGTACATCGTCACGGAGCTCATGCCCAAGGGGAGCCTGCTGGAGCTGCTGCGGG ACTCCGACGAGAAAGCCCTGCCCGTCTCGGAGCTGATGGACTTTGCAGCACAGGTGGCCGAGGGCATGTGCTACCTGGAATCGCAGAACTACATACACCGGGACCTGGCTGCCAGGAACATCCTTGTTGGGGAAAACAACATCTGCAAAGTTGGGGACTTCGGGCTGGCCAGGCTCATCAAG GCATGTCCAACCACGAGGCCTTCCTCAGGGTGGAGAGCGGCTACCGCATGCCCTGCCCCCCAGAGTGCCCGCCCACCACACACAAGCTGA
- the PTK6 gene encoding protein-tyrosine kinase 6 isoform X1, translating to MGSEGQAPLGPKYVGLWDFEARTAEELSFRAGDLFHVARKEEEWWWAVHLDGAGRALAEGYVPHNYLAEKETVESEPWFFGRISRSEALHRLQAMGNEQGSFLIRISEKPGADYVLSVRDQQTVRHYKIWWRAGWLHLNEAVSFPGLSELVDHHKVQSLSHGLRLTSPCRKHEPQPLPHCDDWERPREEFTLCRKLGSGYFGEVFEGLWKDKVRVAIKVIARADLLHQHTFQSEIQAMKKLRHKHILALYAVASVGDPVYIVTELMPKGSLLELLRDSDEKALPVSELMDFAAQVAEGMCYLESQNYIHRDLAARNILVGENNICKVGDFGLARLIKEDIYLSYDHNVPYKWTAPEALSRGHYSIKSDIWSFGVLLHEIFSRGQTPYPGMSNHEAFLRVESGYRMPCPPECPPTTHKLMLSCWHKDPEQRPYFKGLWEKLSSLTRYENPL from the exons ATGGGGTCCGAGGGCCAGGCTCCCCTGGGCCCCAAGTACGTGGGCCTCTGGGACTTTGAGGCTCGGACTGCTGAGGAGCTGAGCTTCCGGGCAGGGGACCTCTTCCATGTGGCCAGAAAGGAGGAGGAGTGGTGGTGGGCCGTGCACCTGGATGGGGCGGGCCGGGCCCTGGCTGAGGGCTACGTGCCCCACAACTATCTGGCTGAGAAGGAGACAGTGGAGTCAGAGCC GTGGTTCTTTGGCCGAATCTCTCGCTCGGAAGCTCTGCACCGACTGCAGGCCATGGGCAACGAGCAGGGGTCCTTCCTGATCCGCATCAGTGAGAAGCCAGGCGCCGATTATGTCCTCTCAG TGCGGGACCAGCAGACCGTGCGCCACTACAAGATCTGGTGGCGGGCCGGCTGGCTGCACCTCAACGAGGCTGTGTCCTTTCCTGGCCTGTCCGAGCTCGTGGACCACCACAAGGTCCAGAGCCTGTCCCACGGCCTGCGGCTGACCTCGCCCTGCCGGAAG CACGAGCCACAGCCCCTGCCCCACTGTGACGATTGGGAGAGGCCACGGGAGGAGTTCACGCTCTGCAGGAAGCTGGGCTCCGGCTACTTCGGGGAGGTCTTTGAAGGGCTCTGGAAGGACAAGGTCCGAGTGGCCATCAAGGTGATCGCCCGAG CCGACCTTCTGCACCAGCACACGTTCCAGTCAGAGATCCAGGCCATGAAGAAGCTGCGGCACAAGCACATCCTGGCTCTGTACGCGGTGGCGTCCGTGGGGGATCCAGTGTACATCGTCACGGAGCTCATGCCCAAGGGGAGCCTGCTGGAGCTGCTGCGGG ACTCCGACGAGAAAGCCCTGCCCGTCTCGGAGCTGATGGACTTTGCAGCACAGGTGGCCGAGGGCATGTGCTACCTGGAATCGCAGAACTACATACACCGGGACCTGGCTGCCAGGAACATCCTTGTTGGGGAAAACAACATCTGCAAAGTTGGGGACTTCGGGCTGGCCAGGCTCATCAAG GAGGACATCTATCTCTCCTATGACCACAACGTCCCTTACAAGTGGACCGCCCCAGAGGCGCTCTCCCGAGGGCATTACTCCATCAAGTCTGACATCTGGTCCTTCGGGGTTCTCCTCCATGAGATTTTCAGCAGGGGTCAGACGCCCTATCCAG GCATGTCCAACCACGAGGCCTTCCTCAGGGTGGAGAGCGGCTACCGCATGCCCTGCCCCCCAGAGTGCCCGCCCACCACACACAAGCTGATGCTCTCCTGCTGGCACAAGGACCCTGAGCAGAGACCCTACTTCAAAGGGCTGTGGGAGAAGCTCTCCAGCCTAACGAGGTACGAGAACCCGCTCTGA
- the EEF1A2 gene encoding elongation factor 1-alpha 2: MGKEKTHINIVVIGHVDSGKSTTTGHLIYKCGGIDKRTIEKFEKEAAEMGKGSFKYAWVLDKLKAERERGITIDISLWKFETTKYYITIIDAPGHRDFIKNMITGTSQADCAVLIVAAGVGEFEAGISKNGQTREHALLAYTLGVKQLIVGVNKMDSTEPAYSEKRYDEIVKEVSAYIKKIGYNPATVPFVPISGWHGDNMLEPSPNMPWFKGWKVERKEGNASGVSLLEALDTILPPTRPTDKPLRLPLQDVYKIGGIGTVPVGRVETGILRPGMVVTFAPVNITTEVKSVEMHHEALSEALPGDNVGFNVKNVSVKDIRRGNVCGDSKSDPPQEAAQFTSQVIILNHPGQISAGYSPVIDCHTAHIACKFAELKEKIDRRSGKKLEDNPKSLKSGDAAIVEMVPGKPMCVESFSQYPPLGRFAVRDMRQTVAVGVIKNVEKKSGGAGKVTKSAQKAQKAGK, translated from the exons ATGGGCAAGGAGAAGACCCACATCAACATAGTGGTCATCGGCCACGTGGACTCGGGCAAGTCCACCACGACTGGCCACCTCATCTACAAATGCGGGGGCATCGACAAGAGGACCATCGAGAAGTTTGAGAAGGAGGCTGCCGAG ATGGGGAAGGGCTCCTTCAAGTATGCCTGGGTACTAGACAAGCTGAAGGCAGAGCGGGAGCGCGGCATCACCATCGACATCTCCCTCTGGAAATTTGAGACCACCAAATACTACATCACCATCATCGACGCCCCAGGCCACCGCGACTTCATCAAGAACATGATCACAGGCACATCCCAG GCGGACTGCGCCGTACTGATCGTGGCCGCAGGAGTGGGTGAGTTCGAGGCAGGCATCTCCAAGAATGGGCAGACCCGGGAGCACGCGCTGCTGGCCTACACGCTGGGCGTGAAGCAACTCATCGTGGGGGTGAACAAGATGGACTCCACGGAACCCGCCTACAGCGAGAAGCGCTATGATGAAATTGTCAAGGAGGTCAGCGCCTACATCAAGAAGATCGGCTACAACCCGGCCACCGTGCCCTTCGTGCCCATCTCAGGCTGGCACGGGGACAACATGCTGGAGCCCTCACCCAAC ATGCCCTGGTTCAAGGGCTGGAaagtggagaggaaggaagggaatgcCAGTGGCGTGTCCCTCCTGGAGGCCTTGGACACTATCCTGCCCCCCACACGCCCCACAGACAAGCCCCTGCGTCTGCCGCTGCAAGACGTGTACAAGATTGGTG GCATTGGCACCGTCCCCGTGGGCCGAGTGGAGACAGGGATCCTGAGGCCTGGCATGGTGGTGACCTTCGCGCCCGTGAACATCACCACGGAGGTGAAGTCAGTGGAGATGCACCACGAGGCTCTGAGTGAGGCCCTGCCCGGGGACAATGTCGGCTTCAACGTGAAGAACGTGTCAGTCAAGGACATCCGCCGGGGCAACGTGTGTGGGGACAGCAAGTCTGACCCACCCCAGGAAGCCGCCCAGTTCACGTCCCAG GTCATCATTCTGAACCACCCTGGGCAGATCAGCGCTGGCTACTCACCAGTCATTGACTGCCACACAGCCCATATCGCCTGCAAGTTTGCTGAGCTGAAGGAGAAGATTGACCGTCGCTCCGGCAAGAAGTTGGAGGACAACCCCAAGTCCCTGAAGTCCGGTGATGCAGCCATTGTGGAGATGGTCccggggaagcccatgtgtgtggAGAGCTTCTCCCAGTACCCGCCTCTCG GCCGCTTCGCCGTGCGCGACATGCGGCAGACAGTGGCCGTGGGCGTCATCAAGAACGTGGAGAAGAAGAGCGGCGGCGCCGGCAAGGTCACCAAGTCGGCGCAGAAGGCGCAGAAGGCGGGCAAGTGA